In Halobaculum rubrum, the following are encoded in one genomic region:
- the lysS gene encoding lysine--tRNA ligase — protein sequence MSSEDERGAVGDGPTVDPHAVGSRGGEGDGDGDAHHAFWADEIADEIEARGPDEPVVIKGGVSPSGIAHIGNFNEIIRGYFVAAVLRERGHEVRQVFTSDDRDALRKLPRKLADTDGDIVELGDVNAGALGQNLGKPYTDIPDPFEDGHDSYAAHFAALLAADAEALGIPVEMVSNTDLYAEGAFDDVVERVLRNADAARETLGEYQDKVDEDYVPFMPQCSECGMLTQDVTEVDVDAREVHYRCSGIEAGDRFMEGCGHEGVASFREGKLPWRFEWPAQWAVLGVDFEPFGKDHAEGSWPSGVDIARNVLGNEPPVPMVYEWFTLNGESLSSSEGHVVTVQEVLDLIEPEVLRYFFARNPRKAKDFDIERLDQLVNEFDRFERAYFGDEDPDERFAAVAERAYPFVVDEVREGRVRLPYTFAAVLGMVDDREFRVQLARDEGHFTEDTPEWAIEDALGRVERARRWAERCDNEYNYRLQSELPEHEFEADVEAALDDLADFVAEGHDGEAVQGEIYETARRHDVEVSDFFAAGYRLFFDETQGPRLGEFLGELEREFVVARLRREA from the coding sequence ATGAGTAGCGAGGACGAACGCGGGGCCGTGGGCGACGGACCGACCGTCGACCCGCACGCCGTGGGGAGCCGCGGCGGCGAGGGCGACGGCGACGGCGACGCGCATCACGCTTTCTGGGCCGACGAGATCGCGGATGAAATCGAGGCGCGCGGCCCCGACGAGCCGGTCGTCATCAAGGGCGGCGTCTCCCCCTCCGGCATCGCCCACATCGGCAACTTCAACGAGATCATCCGCGGCTACTTCGTCGCCGCGGTGCTGCGCGAGCGTGGCCACGAGGTCCGGCAGGTGTTCACCAGCGACGACAGGGACGCCCTCCGGAAGCTCCCCCGGAAGCTCGCGGACACCGACGGCGACATCGTCGAGTTGGGCGACGTGAACGCCGGCGCGCTCGGCCAGAACCTCGGGAAACCGTACACCGACATCCCCGACCCGTTCGAGGACGGGCACGACTCCTACGCCGCCCACTTCGCGGCGCTGCTGGCGGCCGACGCCGAGGCGCTCGGCATCCCCGTCGAGATGGTGTCGAACACGGACCTGTACGCCGAGGGAGCCTTCGACGACGTGGTCGAGCGGGTGCTGCGCAACGCCGACGCCGCCCGCGAGACGCTCGGCGAGTATCAGGACAAGGTCGACGAGGACTACGTTCCCTTCATGCCGCAGTGCTCGGAGTGCGGCATGCTCACGCAGGACGTGACCGAGGTCGACGTGGACGCCCGCGAAGTTCACTACCGCTGTTCGGGTATCGAGGCCGGCGACCGGTTCATGGAGGGGTGCGGGCACGAGGGCGTCGCCTCGTTCCGCGAGGGGAAGCTCCCGTGGCGCTTCGAGTGGCCCGCCCAGTGGGCGGTGCTCGGGGTCGACTTCGAGCCGTTCGGGAAGGACCACGCCGAGGGCTCCTGGCCCAGCGGCGTCGACATCGCGCGGAACGTGCTCGGGAACGAGCCGCCCGTCCCGATGGTGTACGAGTGGTTCACCCTCAACGGCGAGTCGCTCTCGTCGTCGGAGGGACACGTCGTCACCGTTCAGGAGGTGCTGGACCTCATCGAGCCGGAGGTGTTGCGCTACTTCTTCGCGCGCAATCCGAGGAAGGCGAAGGACTTCGACATCGAGCGGCTGGATCAGCTCGTCAACGAGTTCGATCGCTTCGAGCGGGCGTACTTCGGCGACGAGGACCCCGACGAGCGGTTCGCGGCGGTCGCCGAGCGGGCGTACCCGTTCGTCGTCGACGAGGTGCGCGAGGGGCGCGTTCGCCTGCCGTACACCTTCGCCGCGGTGCTGGGCATGGTCGACGACCGCGAGTTCCGGGTCCAGCTCGCGCGCGACGAGGGGCACTTCACCGAGGACACGCCCGAGTGGGCCATCGAGGACGCCCTCGGTCGCGTCGAACGCGCCCGCCGGTGGGCCGAGCGCTGCGACAACGAGTACAACTACCGGCTCCAGTCGGAGTTACCCGAGCACGAGTTCGAGGCGGACGTGGAAGCGGCCCTCGACGACCTCGCCGACTTCGTCGCCGAGGGACACGACGGCGAGGCTGTCCAGGGAGAGATCTACGAGACCGCCCGCCGCCACGACGTGGAGGTGAGCGACTTCTTCGCGGCCGGCTACCGGCTGTTCTTCGACGAGACGCAGGGGCCGCGGCTGGGCGAGTTCCTCGGCGAGTTGGAGCGCGAGTTCGTCGTCGCGCGGCTGCGACGGGAGGCGTGA
- a CDS encoding molybdopterin synthase, protein MRTLSLVGPGTADLLAPLSAELDGRVVTVRRDDAGATGTAPDDRALAAPDDAPGDAGAAYSLAADGAWTGAGAGADFETLIDRLAPDFDYALVAGFSRLRLPTVVVGDESVPGDVIDRVDEASDLDLDDLVDAVETAEPYVTLERLVDEAKASEEADRAGAIATFTGRVRAKNSPDDDRTEALTFEKYEGVAADRMARIERELTERAGVFDVRMHHRVGTVADGEDIVFVVVLAGHRTEAFRTVEDGINRLKDEVPIFKKETTESEEFWVHERSQ, encoded by the coding sequence ATGCGCACGCTCTCGCTCGTCGGCCCCGGGACGGCCGACCTCCTCGCGCCGCTGTCGGCGGAACTCGACGGTCGGGTGGTGACCGTTCGACGCGACGACGCCGGCGCGACCGGCACAGCGCCCGACGACCGCGCCCTTGCGGCGCCCGACGACGCGCCCGGCGACGCGGGCGCGGCGTACAGCCTCGCCGCCGACGGCGCCTGGACAGGTGCGGGCGCCGGCGCGGACTTCGAGACGCTCATCGACCGGCTCGCGCCCGACTTCGACTACGCGCTCGTCGCGGGGTTCTCGCGGCTGCGACTCCCGACGGTCGTCGTCGGCGACGAGTCGGTCCCCGGCGACGTGATCGACCGCGTCGACGAGGCGTCCGACCTCGATCTCGACGACCTCGTCGACGCCGTCGAGACGGCCGAACCGTACGTCACGCTCGAGAGGCTCGTCGACGAGGCGAAAGCCAGCGAGGAGGCCGACCGCGCGGGAGCGATCGCGACGTTCACCGGTCGCGTCCGCGCGAAGAACTCGCCGGATGACGACCGGACGGAGGCGCTGACGTTCGAGAAGTACGAGGGTGTCGCCGCCGATCGGATGGCCCGAATCGAGCGCGAACTGACCGAACGTGCGGGCGTCTTCGACGTACGGATGCACCACCGCGTCGGCACCGTCGCCGACGGCGAGGACATCGTCTTCGTGGTCGTGCTCGCGGGCCACCGGACGGAGGCGTTCCGGACCGTCGAGGACGGGATCAACCGCCTCAAAGACGAGGTGCCTATCTTCAAGAAGGAGACCACCGAGTCCGAGGAGTTCTGGGTCCACGAGCGCTCTCAGTGA
- the pyrH gene encoding UMP kinase produces MRVVLSLGGSVLAPELDPERVAAYANAIERLVGEGCELGIVVGGGGVARDYIGAARELDANEVQLDQLGIDVTRVNARLLITALGPSVDPSPAHDYDEAADAIRRGDVSVMGGVTPGQTTDAVAAALGEYTDADLLVYATGADGIYDADPNVDETAEQFAEMTPEELVEVIVPMSRDAGASAPVDLLAAKLIQRAGMRTVVLDGHDPEAVENAVLYGEHTGTDVVPAGGEELSYWAQR; encoded by the coding sequence ATGAGAGTAGTCCTGTCGCTCGGCGGGAGCGTCCTCGCGCCGGAACTCGATCCGGAGCGGGTGGCGGCGTACGCGAACGCCATCGAGCGTCTGGTCGGCGAGGGATGTGAGCTGGGGATCGTCGTCGGCGGCGGCGGCGTCGCCCGCGACTACATCGGGGCAGCGCGGGAGTTGGACGCCAACGAGGTCCAACTCGACCAGCTCGGCATCGACGTGACGCGGGTGAACGCCCGACTGTTGATCACAGCACTCGGCCCCTCCGTGGACCCGTCACCGGCACACGACTACGACGAGGCGGCCGACGCCATCCGCCGCGGCGACGTGTCCGTGATGGGCGGCGTCACGCCGGGGCAGACGACCGACGCCGTCGCCGCCGCGCTCGGAGAGTACACCGACGCCGACCTGCTCGTGTACGCGACGGGCGCGGACGGGATCTACGACGCCGACCCGAACGTCGACGAGACGGCCGAGCAGTTCGCCGAGATGACTCCCGAGGAGCTCGTCGAGGTCATCGTCCCGATGAGCCGGGACGCCGGCGCCTCCGCTCCGGTCGATCTGCTGGCGGCGAAGCTTATCCAGCGCGCCGGAATGCGGACGGTCGTCCTCGACGGCCACGACCCTGAGGCGGTCGAGAACGCGGTACTGTACGGCGAACATACCGGGACAGACGTGGTTCCCGCCGGCGGGGAGGAGCTGTCGTACTGGGCACAGCGATGA
- a CDS encoding site-2 protease family protein, whose product MNTLLWVLVGALAYSVVLMALYTRGYLPDAVRVQGPLTTIHTQRGRAFLNWLSGPTRFWRAWSNLGVGIAVVVMVAMFVFLVWSALATLQNPVQTQANEPSNFLIIPGLNDFLPPAVAAEIVLGLLIALVVHEGGHGLLCRVEDIDIDSLGLVLLTIIPVGAFVEPDEESQSNADRGARSRMFAAGVTNNFAITAVAFALLFGPVIASITPAAGLAVGGAYAGAPAADAGIEGGDRITAVDGTEVADSAAFQSALSATQDPSVEMTVNGEETVTVDRRVTVVGAVEGNPLGLSVDPEGDAAQITAVNGTEVHTVAAFREVAREHEIARVSTTEGEITAPLGAYVTNVSADGPLGSQTDLSGTLTVTRIDGQRILDYDDLDRTLSGDAYDAGDTVTLRVYADGQFRDVDVALGGTDADPRVGVVVTQGVSGVVVDDLGVQRYPAEAYLALLGGDTGDLPPGLGGIAGTPLGLVYAALLLPLASAVSSALPYNFAGFYGEFAGFYDVTGPLAAFGEGPVFLLANVLFWTGWINVQLGIFNCIPGYPLDGGRLLRMGAEGLVSRLPVSNRNRLVTTLTTSVGLTMLAALLVVVFAPQFL is encoded by the coding sequence ATGAATACGCTCCTGTGGGTCCTCGTGGGAGCCCTCGCGTACTCCGTCGTCCTCATGGCGCTGTACACGAGGGGCTATCTCCCGGACGCGGTGCGCGTCCAGGGGCCGCTGACGACGATCCACACCCAACGCGGTCGCGCGTTCCTCAACTGGCTCTCGGGTCCCACGCGGTTCTGGCGGGCCTGGAGCAACCTCGGCGTCGGCATCGCCGTCGTCGTCATGGTCGCGATGTTCGTGTTCCTCGTGTGGTCGGCGCTCGCAACCCTCCAGAACCCCGTGCAGACGCAGGCGAACGAGCCCTCGAACTTCCTCATCATCCCCGGCCTCAACGACTTCCTCCCGCCGGCGGTGGCAGCCGAGATCGTCCTCGGCCTCCTCATCGCGCTGGTCGTTCACGAGGGCGGTCACGGCCTGCTGTGTCGCGTCGAGGACATCGACATCGACTCGCTGGGCCTCGTGCTCCTCACGATCATTCCCGTCGGCGCGTTCGTCGAACCCGACGAGGAGAGCCAGTCGAACGCCGACCGCGGCGCGCGCAGCCGGATGTTCGCCGCCGGGGTCACGAACAACTTCGCGATCACCGCCGTCGCGTTCGCGCTGCTGTTCGGCCCGGTCATCGCCTCGATCACTCCGGCTGCCGGTCTCGCCGTCGGCGGCGCGTACGCGGGTGCGCCGGCGGCCGACGCCGGTATCGAGGGCGGCGATCGGATCACCGCCGTCGACGGAACCGAGGTCGCGGACTCCGCCGCGTTCCAGTCGGCGCTCTCGGCGACGCAGGACCCGTCCGTCGAGATGACTGTCAACGGCGAGGAGACGGTCACGGTCGACAGGCGCGTCACCGTCGTCGGCGCCGTCGAGGGGAACCCGCTGGGGCTCTCGGTCGACCCCGAGGGCGACGCCGCGCAGATCACCGCCGTCAACGGCACCGAGGTACACACCGTTGCGGCGTTCCGCGAGGTCGCCCGTGAGCACGAGATCGCCCGCGTCTCCACCACCGAGGGCGAGATCACCGCGCCGCTGGGCGCGTACGTCACGAACGTCTCCGCCGACGGACCGCTGGGGTCCCAGACCGATCTCTCCGGCACGCTCACCGTCACCCGGATCGACGGGCAGCGGATCCTCGACTACGACGACCTCGACCGCACGCTCTCGGGCGACGCGTACGACGCCGGCGACACGGTGACGCTGCGGGTGTACGCCGACGGGCAGTTCCGCGATGTAGACGTCGCGCTCGGCGGCACCGACGCCGACCCGCGCGTGGGGGTCGTCGTGACACAGGGCGTCTCCGGCGTCGTCGTCGACGACCTCGGGGTCCAGCGGTACCCCGCCGAGGCGTACCTCGCGCTGTTGGGCGGTGACACCGGTGACCTTCCGCCCGGACTCGGCGGCATCGCCGGTACCCCGCTCGGGTTGGTGTACGCCGCGCTGTTGCTCCCGCTCGCGAGCGCCGTCTCGTCGGCGCTCCCGTACAACTTCGCGGGGTTCTACGGCGAGTTCGCGGGCTTTTACGACGTGACCGGCCCGCTCGCCGCGTTCGGGGAGGGTCCGGTGTTCCTCCTCGCGAACGTGCTGTTCTGGACCGGGTGGATCAACGTCCAACTGGGGATCTTCAACTGCATTCCCGGCTACCCGCTCGACGGCGGGCGCCTCCTTCGGATGGGCGCCGAGGGGCTCGTCTCCCGGCTCCCGGTGTCGAACCGCAACCGACTGGTCACGACGCTTACCACCTCCGTCGGCCTCACCATGCTGGCGGCGCTGCTGGTCGTCGTGTTCGCGCCACAGTTCCTCTGA
- a CDS encoding sensor histidine kinase: MTADEAAIAADERLRSLYAATRDLMSTTSRAALCRTVVDVSERVLGYTLTGVHLRGDDEAELVPMAYPEPVRERFEDGPPTYVPGDEVYGVYEQGDPLRLGAVPERQPASHRGIVVPIPDHGVLIAGHERSGEAGDACLELVELLGQHAAVALDAIERESRLNGLHETTRELMEARDGAAVAASATNTAHEVLGLRLNAVYLASSDGNRLVPVSVTGEARALFGDVPELSADSLAWQVFESGELAHRDDARLSLAGTAPEPAIRSALVVPLGAHGVFLAGSERPGRFDETDVALTRLFADTVEAALDRAEREALLRRREGDLARQNERLEEFASVVSHDLRNPLNVARGRLELLADDVDSPHIDRMETAHERMEALIEDLLALARTGRSVGDTEPVSLERAVNEVWRTVDGDGSISVADDVGYVDADASRLQELLENLVRNAVDHAGDDVDITVGSLGGEYDAAERRAGGPDAGSHTADDRDALTGFYVADDGPGIPPDRREAVFERGHTTADDGTGFGLAIVAEIAGAHGWSVRVTDADAGGARFEVVVDE; encoded by the coding sequence ATGACGGCCGACGAGGCCGCGATCGCCGCCGACGAGCGACTTCGATCGCTGTACGCGGCGACGCGAGATCTCATGAGTACGACGAGCCGAGCGGCGCTGTGTCGGACCGTAGTCGACGTGAGCGAGCGCGTCCTCGGCTACACGCTGACCGGCGTGCACCTCCGCGGCGACGACGAAGCGGAGTTGGTACCCATGGCGTACCCCGAGCCAGTCCGCGAACGGTTCGAGGACGGTCCGCCGACGTACGTCCCCGGCGACGAGGTGTACGGGGTGTACGAACAGGGCGACCCCCTCCGACTCGGCGCCGTGCCGGAGCGCCAGCCGGCGTCACATAGGGGGATCGTGGTTCCGATCCCCGATCACGGCGTGTTGATAGCCGGACACGAACGAAGCGGGGAGGCCGGCGACGCGTGTCTGGAATTGGTCGAACTGCTCGGACAGCACGCCGCGGTGGCGCTGGACGCCATCGAACGCGAGTCGCGATTGAACGGCCTCCACGAGACGACCAGAGAACTGATGGAAGCACGCGACGGCGCCGCCGTCGCCGCGTCGGCGACGAACACCGCACACGAGGTGCTCGGCCTCCGGCTGAACGCGGTGTATCTCGCGTCGAGCGACGGGAACCGGCTCGTTCCCGTGAGCGTGACCGGCGAGGCGCGGGCGCTGTTCGGCGACGTGCCGGAGCTGTCGGCCGACTCGCTCGCGTGGCAGGTGTTCGAATCGGGCGAGCTGGCGCACCGAGACGACGCCCGGCTGTCCCTCGCCGGCACGGCGCCCGAGCCGGCGATCCGCAGCGCGTTGGTCGTTCCGCTCGGGGCCCACGGGGTGTTCCTCGCGGGATCCGAGCGTCCCGGTCGATTCGACGAGACCGACGTGGCGCTGACGCGGCTGTTCGCGGACACGGTCGAGGCGGCGCTGGACCGCGCCGAACGGGAGGCGCTCCTCCGTCGACGCGAGGGCGACCTCGCCAGACAGAACGAGCGGCTCGAGGAGTTCGCGAGCGTGGTCTCACACGACCTGCGCAATCCGCTCAACGTCGCCCGGGGTCGCCTCGAACTGCTCGCCGACGACGTCGACAGCCCGCACATCGATCGGATGGAAACCGCCCACGAGCGGATGGAGGCGCTCATCGAGGACCTGCTGGCGCTCGCTCGCACCGGGCGATCCGTGGGCGACACCGAGCCGGTGTCGCTGGAGCGGGCCGTCAACGAGGTGTGGCGGACGGTCGACGGGGACGGGTCGATCTCGGTCGCCGACGACGTCGGCTACGTCGACGCCGACGCGTCCCGGCTGCAGGAACTGTTGGAGAATCTCGTTCGCAACGCCGTCGACCACGCCGGCGACGACGTCGACATCACCGTCGGGAGTCTCGGCGGAGAATACGACGCCGCCGAGCGCCGCGCGGGTGGTCCCGATGCCGGCAGCCACACCGCCGACGATCGCGACGCGTTGACGGGGTTCTACGTCGCGGACGACGGCCCGGGGATCCCGCCGGATCGTCGCGAGGCGGTGTTCGAGCGCGGACACACGACCGCCGACGACGGCACCGGGTTCGGGCTCGCGATCGTCGCGGAGATCGCCGGCGCCCACGGCTGGTCCGTCCGCGTGACCGACGCCGACGCCGGCGGCGCGCGGTTCGAGGTCGTCGTCGACGAGTAG
- a CDS encoding heme-binding protein — protein MANPPRTEEGWYALHDFRTVDWNAWRAAPERERESAVEEGVAYLEEHERVVDAEEGASAVFSVLGHKADLMIVHFRPTLDALSAAERRLESTALADFTEQSTSYVSMTEVSDYVSDSYFEDDEEETDEGIRRYIEGKLKPDIPDTEYVSFYPMSRKREAEQNWYTLEYEERAELLSAHGEIGREYAGRIKQVIASSVGLDDYEWGVTLFGGDPADIKDIVYEMRFDEASAEYGEFGPFYVGRRFPPTDLGAYLDGEQVPTSEHGGEESHHGAHGQEDHHHGEGDDGDHHGGDSHHGGGNDGHHGDDGDDSADEEASIRSELEDLDIYAGQPHGEDVFATVLYSEADTDDLFEEVEGLRGNFDHYGTHVKTAVYTGTETDRAGVVSIWETASAAETAAGFLSELPGIVERAGEESGFGTMGMFYTVKPEHRGDFVEKFDVVGDTLGEMDGHYETDLMVNLEDENDMFIASQWASREDAMAFFRSDDFRETVSWGRDVLADRPRHVFLA, from the coding sequence ATGGCGAATCCCCCACGCACCGAAGAGGGTTGGTACGCGCTGCACGACTTCCGGACCGTCGACTGGAACGCGTGGCGCGCGGCGCCCGAGCGGGAGCGAGAGTCGGCCGTCGAGGAGGGCGTCGCGTACCTCGAGGAACACGAGCGGGTCGTCGACGCCGAGGAGGGCGCCTCGGCCGTGTTCTCCGTGCTCGGACACAAGGCCGACCTCATGATCGTCCACTTCCGGCCGACGCTGGACGCGCTGTCGGCCGCCGAGCGCCGCCTCGAGTCGACGGCGCTCGCGGACTTCACCGAGCAGTCGACGTCGTACGTGTCGATGACCGAGGTGTCCGACTACGTCTCGGACAGCTACTTCGAGGACGACGAGGAGGAGACCGACGAGGGCATCCGCCGATACATCGAGGGGAAGCTGAAGCCGGACATCCCGGACACGGAGTACGTCTCCTTTTACCCGATGAGCCGCAAGCGGGAGGCCGAACAGAACTGGTACACCCTCGAGTACGAGGAACGCGCGGAGTTGCTCTCGGCCCACGGGGAGATCGGCCGCGAGTACGCCGGCAGGATCAAGCAGGTGATCGCCTCCTCGGTCGGCCTCGACGACTACGAGTGGGGCGTCACCCTGTTCGGCGGCGACCCCGCCGACATCAAGGACATCGTCTACGAGATGCGCTTCGACGAGGCCTCGGCCGAGTACGGCGAGTTCGGCCCGTTCTACGTCGGGCGGCGCTTCCCGCCGACCGACCTGGGCGCGTATCTCGACGGCGAGCAGGTGCCGACGAGCGAACACGGCGGCGAGGAGTCGCACCACGGGGCACACGGTCAGGAGGATCACCACCACGGCGAAGGCGACGACGGTGACCACCACGGTGGAGACAGCCACCACGGAGGAGGCAACGACGGCCACCACGGTGACGACGGCGACGACAGCGCCGACGAGGAAGCGAGTATTCGGTCGGAGCTGGAGGATCTCGACATCTACGCCGGACAGCCCCACGGTGAGGACGTGTTCGCGACCGTCCTCTACTCCGAGGCGGACACCGACGACCTCTTCGAGGAGGTCGAGGGGCTCCGCGGCAACTTCGACCACTACGGGACCCACGTGAAGACGGCCGTCTACACCGGGACGGAGACGGACCGCGCCGGGGTCGTGAGCATCTGGGAGACCGCCAGCGCCGCCGAGACGGCCGCGGGCTTCCTGTCGGAGCTGCCCGGCATCGTCGAGCGCGCCGGCGAGGAGTCCGGCTTCGGGACGATGGGGATGTTCTACACCGTCAAGCCCGAACACCGCGGGGACTTCGTCGAGAAGTTCGACGTCGTCGGCGACACCCTCGGCGAGATGGACGGCCACTACGAGACGGACCTGATGGTGAACCTCGAGGACGAGAACGACATGTTCATCGCCAGCCAGTGGGCCTCCCGCGAGGACGCGATGGCCTTCTTCCGGTCGGACGACTTCCGCGAGACCGTCTCGTGGGGCCGGGACGTGCTCGCCGACCGACCGCGCCACGTGTTCCTGGCGTGA
- a CDS encoding PadR family transcriptional regulator, with protein sequence MRKSGPPRGLISYIVLELLEEKPRYGYEILKEITDISGGHWEPSYGSVYPILYKFEEEGYAERIEREDEPDRKYFALTDEGHDHLAEKRTEVGGKARDFADVILGFYHMYVAFATDERFDVDPSDDDWCFDDEYSGWIAEQVIRHHERDFGEFERVPDTPEEFHARQGDADAPDDDASDTDTSDDDVSEDPDDDRPEEAAADGGTNA encoded by the coding sequence ATGCGGAAAAGCGGCCCCCCGCGTGGTCTCATCTCGTACATCGTGCTGGAACTCCTCGAGGAGAAGCCGCGGTACGGCTACGAGATCCTCAAGGAGATCACCGACATCAGCGGGGGCCACTGGGAGCCGTCCTACGGCTCCGTCTACCCCATCCTCTACAAGTTCGAGGAGGAGGGGTACGCCGAACGGATCGAGCGCGAGGACGAGCCGGACCGAAAGTACTTCGCGCTCACCGACGAGGGCCACGACCACCTCGCCGAAAAGCGGACGGAGGTCGGCGGAAAGGCACGTGACTTCGCGGACGTGATCTTGGGCTTCTATCACATGTACGTCGCGTTCGCGACCGACGAGCGCTTCGACGTCGACCCGTCGGACGACGACTGGTGTTTCGACGACGAGTACTCCGGCTGGATCGCCGAGCAGGTGATCCGCCACCACGAGCGTGACTTCGGCGAGTTCGAGCGCGTCCCCGACACGCCCGAGGAGTTCCACGCCCGCCAGGGCGACGCCGACGCACCGGACGACGACGCATCGGACACAGACACGTCGGACGACGACGTGAGCGAGGACCCCGACGACGACCGCCCGGAGGAGGCCGCCGCCGACGGCGGAACGAACGCCTGA